A single region of the Streptomyces sp. NBC_01803 genome encodes:
- a CDS encoding phage tail tape measure protein gives MSSDTSLIFNIIAKDKASAALARFQERVDTAAPAIGAGVAAGLAAGLMSELDVSAANDRLAAQLGVGPAEAAELAEVSASVYTQAWGDSTTTVNNAIRGVYQSIGDTSEAEGGLEGVTIKALALADVLEQDVGQVTTAVGQMLSTGLADNADQAFDLITAGMEAGANRAGDFLDTLIGGADNLKTFGFDGATATGLIVQGLDAGAESADSVVGLFEELVGNVAAGGDDLAQIFTDLGLNAAEVTAGLTSGGPEANAALDQLLDALRGVEDGTERAALMASLFGEEGAAMQNTLMAIDPSSAVQALGQIEGAAGEMAETLGDNPAAALESFKRQALMQLASIAGGIASWAMNNQGIVRPLAVVLGVVAATILLVKAGTMAWAAAQTIATVATTVWQGAQWLLNAALWASPVTWIIAGIIALIAIVVLIATQTTWFQDIWRVAWDWIKDAAAGVWNWITGHWPLLLGILTGPIGLAVGLITDNFDRVVGFVRSLPGRISSAASGMWNGIEDGFRSAVNGIISGWNSLSFTVGGGSFMGVGVPSFTLDTPNIPMLATGGIITRAGAAIVGERGPELLSMPRGAAVNPLPRGGGRGGGGGIYQINLNVDGRTLARLLIDPMRGEIRHISGGNVQAALGQ, from the coding sequence ATGAGCTCGGATACGTCCCTGATCTTCAACATCATCGCCAAGGACAAGGCGTCCGCCGCGCTCGCGAGGTTCCAGGAGCGGGTGGACACGGCGGCACCGGCGATCGGCGCGGGCGTGGCGGCTGGTCTCGCCGCCGGGCTGATGTCCGAGCTCGACGTCTCCGCGGCGAACGACCGGCTCGCCGCGCAGCTCGGCGTCGGCCCGGCGGAGGCCGCCGAGCTGGCCGAGGTATCCGCCTCCGTCTACACCCAGGCGTGGGGCGACAGCACCACGACGGTCAACAACGCCATCCGCGGCGTCTACCAGAGCATCGGCGACACGTCCGAGGCCGAGGGCGGCTTGGAGGGCGTCACCATCAAGGCCCTGGCGCTGGCCGACGTCCTGGAGCAGGACGTCGGGCAGGTCACCACCGCAGTGGGCCAGATGCTGTCCACCGGCCTGGCCGACAACGCCGACCAGGCGTTCGACCTCATCACCGCAGGCATGGAGGCCGGGGCGAACCGCGCCGGCGACTTCCTCGACACGCTCATCGGCGGCGCCGACAACCTCAAGACCTTCGGCTTCGACGGGGCAACCGCGACCGGGCTGATCGTGCAGGGCCTCGACGCCGGCGCCGAGTCGGCCGACTCCGTCGTCGGCCTGTTCGAAGAGCTCGTCGGCAACGTCGCCGCGGGCGGCGACGACCTCGCGCAGATCTTCACCGATCTGGGGCTGAACGCCGCCGAGGTGACGGCCGGCCTGACCTCCGGCGGTCCCGAGGCGAACGCCGCCCTCGACCAGCTCCTCGACGCCCTGCGCGGTGTCGAGGACGGCACCGAACGCGCCGCCCTCATGGCCAGCCTCTTCGGCGAGGAGGGCGCAGCCATGCAGAACACCCTCATGGCGATCGACCCCAGCAGCGCAGTGCAGGCCCTCGGTCAGATCGAGGGCGCGGCGGGCGAGATGGCCGAGACCCTCGGCGACAACCCCGCCGCCGCGCTGGAAAGCTTCAAGCGCCAGGCGCTGATGCAGCTCGCCAGCATCGCCGGCGGGATCGCGTCGTGGGCGATGAACAACCAGGGCATCGTCCGTCCCCTGGCCGTGGTGCTGGGCGTGGTGGCCGCGACGATCCTGCTCGTCAAGGCCGGCACCATGGCGTGGGCGGCAGCACAGACGATTGCCACAGTGGCTACGACCGTCTGGCAGGGCGCGCAGTGGCTCCTCAACGCCGCCCTGTGGGCGTCGCCTGTCACGTGGATCATCGCCGGGATCATCGCCCTGATCGCGATCGTGGTCCTGATCGCCACGCAGACGACCTGGTTCCAGGACATCTGGCGCGTCGCCTGGGACTGGATCAAAGACGCGGCAGCCGGAGTGTGGAACTGGATCACCGGGCACTGGCCGCTGCTGCTGGGCATCCTGACCGGACCGATCGGCCTCGCGGTCGGCCTGATCACCGACAACTTCGATCGCGTCGTGGGATTCGTGCGCAGCCTGCCGGGCCGCATCAGCTCCGCCGCGTCGGGCATGTGGAACGGCATTGAGGACGGGTTCCGCTCGGCGGTCAACGGCATCATCTCCGGCTGGAACAGCTTGAGCTTCACCGTCGGTGGCGGAAGCTTCATGGGCGTCGGAGTCCCCTCCTTCACGCTGGACACCCCCAACATCCCGATGCTCGCCACGGGCGGCATCATCACCCGCGCCGGAGCGGCGATCGTTGGCGAACGCGGCCCGGAACTGCTGTCCATGCCGCGCGGCGCCGCCGTCAACCCGCTGCCGCGCGGCGGGGGCCGGGGCGGAGGCGGGGGGATCTACCAGATCAACCTCAACGTCGACGGGCGGACGCTGGCGCGGCTGCTGATCGACCCGATGCGCGGCGAGATCCGGCACATCTCCGGCGGCAACGTCCAGGCAGCACTCGGACAATAG
- a CDS encoding phage tail tube protein — MAKMVLLAEYVSLNGTDLTEYTRKAELTTEVEDKDVTTYASGGWKELLGGLKSGELSLEFLQDVAATELDSIMWPLLGTVVTFEVRLSQAVVGTSNPKYTGSVLINGWNPIEGSVGDEASVGVGYPTSGAVTRATA; from the coding sequence TGAACGGCACCGATCTGACCGAGTACACCCGCAAGGCCGAGCTGACCACCGAGGTGGAGGACAAGGACGTCACCACCTACGCCTCCGGCGGGTGGAAGGAACTCCTGGGCGGCCTGAAGTCCGGCGAACTGTCCCTGGAGTTCCTCCAGGACGTCGCCGCGACGGAGCTGGACAGCATCATGTGGCCCTTGCTCGGCACCGTCGTCACCTTCGAGGTCCGCCTGTCCCAGGCCGTCGTCGGCACGTCGAACCCCAAGTACACGGGCAGCGTGCTGATCAACGGGTGGAACCCGATCGAGGGCAGCGTGGGTGATGAGGCCAGCGTCGGCGTCGGGTACCCGACGTCCGGCGCGGTGACCCGGGCCACGGCCTGA